The DNA segment ccttgagctctctatgtagctcacaataaccttgaatttctgtccctcctggctctacttcctgagtgccaggaatATAGGTTTGATTCACCATATCAGGTTTATGTGATGCttgggatagaacccagggccttgtacagaCACCCTGAGCTACAGCTTCAGCTCACAGAATCATAtatctttttcattaattttttatttttatttttgtgcatgtgtatatcttTGTGTGAGTGTCTGCcacatgtgtgggtgcctgcCAGGGGCAGAAGGatctcctggagatggagttacaggcagttgtgagttgcccaaaGTGGGTGCGGGAACCAAGcttaagtcctctggaagagcattaagtactcttaaccactggactaTCCAGCCCCATGACTCAATTACTTTAATGAGACAGCTCATGACTTGTGAAACCTCTTACCTTCAGATGACTGACTTCAATCCACACCGATACTCACTGAAGACTGAAATTCAGATTTGAGTTTATTTACCCCATGTTGTATCAAGAACCCAATCGTTTCCTCCCACCCCATCATGTTAACTATGGACTATTTGGATTCAGGAATTAGATTGATGTACCTCCTCTTAAGAACCATAGAATTCTCTACTTAGTGTACTATATAGCTTATTTCATAATAAAACTTCTGGTCCTTGAGTTCTAGAGAAGGTGCTATATCTTGTATATGTCTCTCATACTATAACCAGAATATACTACTGTCCCCATTATATGAGaggaatttaataaatatttattgaataaatgagtgcaTTAACATTGTTTGATTTATTACACCTTTATTTTTCAATACACTTTAGCACAGCAAAGCAAATACAGGTAGACATTAGTATTCTTTACACAATAGCAGACAGAGAGGGAAGCCAGCCACAACTTAGTGCTTTGTCAGTTgttgtatatttgtttgtttaatatctGAAGCTAGATCACTTTAACGATGACTGTTTTCAAGCTTTCAAGGAAAAGCCTATATCTATAGCTATATGCTATATATTATCTTTCAGACAATGCAACAAGATGGAAAGAGTCTCAAAACATTTTATAACACTATCAAAACTCTTATAGTAAAGTACAACAAAGACAGCAAGTGGTCAATCACATTTACATTACTGGACAGTATTATTAAAACAATTGAAACTTTTCAAGATACCAAACAAGAACtaaacacaaaaatacacaaatggAACTGGAACACAAACATCAAATACAATAcgttccccaccccccacccccaaccccagtaCATGAGAACCAGGACTCTAGGCCTGGCCATACAAGGCCTCGCTGACTGCTCACACATTCATCTATCGCAAGTTGCGAACCACCAATGGCCGGTGCGCTTCAGCTCTATTGGCCTCATCTTCCAGGGCCTCTCTGTACTGATCTGGCCAGTCCTGTGGCTCCTTTCTGTGGATTCGGGCCACATATCGCAGGGCTTTCATCTTGGAGGTTTCCAAGCGGGCTCTAGGGCCCCACACGAAATCATACTGCACTGGATCACTGTCAGGAACCCGCAAACTGTCCAGGTAGCGCTGACTCAAATACCTACAGGTAATCACATGCTTTCTCCCATTTTGCACTCCCAAGCCCCTCAGAAAGGCCCAGACTGCAGACTCTCTTGCATGGTTGCCCATTATAAAGATGAAGCTTAGGACTTGCATTAAGAAATTGTTGCCGGGCCTGTTTGGACTGTCCACAATCTCTTCAATATCTTCCATTTCTCTTCGGTTGTACAGGGTGTAGGAGTGGTTCCTGGGATCAAGGACCACTAGCTCTGTGCCATACACATTGTTTAGGGTGCGAGCAGCACGATTCAGGAGGTCAGGGAACACTTTGCTACACTCTCGACCAATGTAATACAGAATTCCTTTCTTTGGTATAGGCAGCTTAGTTGAGTCCATCAGCAGAAATAACTGGACCAGTTTCCTTGACTTGCTCTCCAATCTTGACTCAGGCCATGAATGGGGAGAATATTTTGAGGGGCAGCCAGGAGCATCTGAATCAGGAGCCAGTAGCTCTGGAGAAACTTCCTCAAAAAAGGGCCTCCTAAAGTGAGGAACAGCCCGCCAATCACCACCAACTCTGTTAGCATCTTCTTCCAGTGCTTCATTGTATTGTGCTGGCCAGTCCATAGGATCTTTGTTATAGATCTTAGCCATGAACTTCAGAATCTTCATCTTGGTGGTTTCAAGGTGGGATCGTGGGCCCCAGTAAAACTCGTACTCGACTGGTACACAGTCAGTGATCGGCCTGTAGTCTAAGTAACGCTGCCACACGAACTCTACAGACAGCAGTCTCTTCGGGTTCCCAAAGACGGAAAGCCTTCTTTCACGCTGCACTCCGAATCTCCAGAGCATCTCCCAAATATCAGCTTCCCTGGCTTGGTTGCCATTTAGGAATATCTGTCCCAGGATCATCATCAGGAGGCCCATCTTTGGCCCATTTGGGATGTCTTCTAAGCCTTCAAAGGGCACAGGTCCCAGTTTGTTGAGCAGGATGTAGGTGTGCTCCTCGGTATCTAGCTCCTTCAGTTCAAACCTAAAAATGCACTCCAGGTGGGCTGCTGCTCGTCTGAGGATCTCAGGGAACTGGTTGCGATATTCTTTAACAATGAATTGCCTCATTTCAGATTCCTTAATGGGGTACTTGGTCTGATCCTTCACCAGCAGAAACTGCAACAATTCTGCCACATTTTGCTCCATAGGATCCTGAGGCTTCAGCGTGAGGGCAACGTGGGCGGTGCCAAGGCCCATAATGGTAATGGAGTTGGAATTCTTACTGTCTCTCAGGACCTGGAAATCCAGGAAGCCTTCGGAACGCTTCGGGCGTACCACGGGACCAGAGTCCTTTTGCAGAGCAAGGGAGGCGCACTTGCATAAGTCTATGCCCACGGCAGCACCGCAGCTCAACGGTGCTTCAGGGTTGTCAGCGGCAGTGGACATTCCGGAAGCGCTAAGGCCCTCGGCACCTAGGGGCATCTGCGAGGTGCTCGGCCCCTCCCCCAGGATGTGCAGCCGGGAGGTGCACTGGTCCTCCTCCAGGATGTGCAGCCCAGAGGTGCTCGGGCCCTCGATGCAGGGAAGCAGCCCGCAGGTGGCGGATCCCTCCGCCGCGCAGGACGCCGCCGAGATGCTGAAGCCCTCAGCAGCAATGGATCGCCGGGATGTGCCCCCGCCCTTGGCTGAGGTGCTAAGGCTCTCAGGGGCTGCGGGTGGCACCGAGATGCGCAGTCCCTTTTTGGAGGTGGGCGGCGCTTTGACGCGAGAGCCCTCCAAGATGGTGGGCGGCACCCAGGTGCTCTGGACCTCACCGGAGGGGGGCGGCATGGAGATGCTCAGTCCCTCCGCGGAGGGGGGCGACGCGGAGATGTCGGGTTCCTCCAAAACCGAGAGCAGCACGGAGGTGCTCGGGCCCTCAGCAGGGGTGGGCAGCAGGTTGATGCCCAGTCCATCAGAGGCAGTGGGCGGCACCGAAGTGCTCAGGGCCTCACTAGCGGGGGAGGGCAAGTTGATGCCCGGTCCCTCCGAGACGGTGGGCGACACAGAGGCGCTCAGGCCCTTGCCAGAGGGAAGCGGCACGGAAATGCCCGATTCCTCGGAGAAGGTGGGCGGCACTGAGGTTCCCAGGCCCTCACCCAGGGTGGGCTGCACGCCAGGGCCCTCATCGGAGCGGGGCTGCTCGGAGATATTCAGCCCTTCAGAGACATCAGGATGCTCAGAGGCCTTTGAGCCCCTCGGAGCAGTGGGCGGCACAGAGGTGCTCGGGCCCTCTGCAGCGGTGATTGACATAGCGGTGTTCAGCCCCGCGGAGACTGCAGGAGGCCGGGAGGTGCCAGGACCCTCCCCGGAGATGGGCAGCTCGGAGGTGTTCAACCCCTTAGAGATGATGAGCTGCCCGGTGGCGCTTGAGCCCTCAGAGGCGGTGGGTGACACCGAGGTGTTTGGGCCCTCCCGGGGGGTGGGCATCACGGAGGTGCCTGGGCCCTCAGAGgcgcagaggccctggaggatcTGAGGATCGCTGGGATCCTTAGGGACGTCTGGGCCTGGCACGGCAGCAGGGAGACCTTTCCCTTTGCTGTTGCGCGAATTGCCCCTTCCACCGCGGCGGCGGCGCGAATTCTGGCTTACCAGCGACATGGTCCTGTCAACCGGAGTGTGGAAGCTGACACCGACAGGCCCGCGAGCTCGCAGGAGAGGACGCGAGGTGTGGAGGCGCCTCTGCACAGAACTGCTGCTAGCAGTAATGCTGCTGATGCTGCCAGACCCAAAGTTCCAAGCAAGTCACAGGAGCCGAAATTAGAGGtggtgggaaagaaggaaggttcTAGCCAACAGTGAACGCGTCTCAGAATACTCGCCTCTCACACCCCGCCTTCTGCCGCAGTCCGCGCAGGCGCAGTTGGGCTCTGCGGCAAGACGACCCCGCCCCGCCCAGCCCCTCCCGTGGGTCTGCGGAAAGTGGACCTGGTGATTCTGCACCAAAACTGCGCAATGACTGGAGAGAGGCTTTGGTAGGGTGAAACAAGGGGCTCGAAGA comes from the Peromyscus maniculatus bairdii isolate BWxNUB_F1_BW_parent chromosome X, HU_Pman_BW_mat_3.1, whole genome shotgun sequence genome and includes:
- the Magee1 gene encoding melanoma-associated antigen E1 translates to MSLVSQNSRRRRGGRGNSRNSKGKGLPAAVPGPDVPKDPSDPQILQGLCASEGPGTSVMPTPREGPNTSVSPTASEGSSATGQLIISKGLNTSELPISGEGPGTSRPPAVSAGLNTAMSITAAEGPSTSVPPTAPRGSKASEHPDVSEGLNISEQPRSDEGPGVQPTLGEGLGTSVPPTFSEESGISVPLPSGKGLSASVSPTVSEGPGINLPSPASEALSTSVPPTASDGLGINLLPTPAEGPSTSVLLSVLEEPDISASPPSAEGLSISMPPPSGEVQSTWVPPTILEGSRVKAPPTSKKGLRISVPPAAPESLSTSAKGGGTSRRSIAAEGFSISAASCAAEGSATCGLLPCIEGPSTSGLHILEEDQCTSRLHILGEGPSTSQMPLGAEGLSASGMSTAADNPEAPLSCGAAVGIDLCKCASLALQKDSGPVVRPKRSEGFLDFQVLRDSKNSNSITIMGLGTAHVALTLKPQDPMEQNVAELLQFLLVKDQTKYPIKESEMRQFIVKEYRNQFPEILRRAAAHLECIFRFELKELDTEEHTYILLNKLGPVPFEGLEDIPNGPKMGLLMMILGQIFLNGNQAREADIWEMLWRFGVQRERRLSVFGNPKRLLSVEFVWQRYLDYRPITDCVPVEYEFYWGPRSHLETTKMKILKFMAKIYNKDPMDWPAQYNEALEEDANRVGGDWRAVPHFRRPFFEEVSPELLAPDSDAPGCPSKYSPHSWPESRLESKSRKLVQLFLLMDSTKLPIPKKGILYYIGRECSKVFPDLLNRAARTLNNVYGTELVVLDPRNHSYTLYNRREMEDIEEIVDSPNRPGNNFLMQVLSFIFIMGNHARESAVWAFLRGLGVQNGRKHVITCRYLSQRYLDSLRVPDSDPVQYDFVWGPRARLETSKMKALRYVARIHRKEPQDWPDQYREALEDEANRAEAHRPLVVRNLR